Proteins from a genomic interval of Lolium perenne isolate Kyuss_39 chromosome 1, Kyuss_2.0, whole genome shotgun sequence:
- the LOC127297671 gene encoding uncharacterized protein isoform X1, which produces MRPAATAVAATAAALRAAFFAPPVAASRLLPPRRVLLLPLHCLSSSSSSSAVPPCAPPSDSQPPPLPALMDAQFESFRAQLDGSSALRDRIRAVVSEVESASRAATAALLLVHQPVPLSDVLGKAKLQVEVIKVLYSQLAEILKECPGQYYRYHGDWRTETQTVVSMLAFTHWLETGGLLTHAEAQEKLGLSSGEFGLDVEDYLTGLCFMSNDFPRYVVNRVTSGDYDCPRKVLSFLTDLHASFRMLNLRNDFLRKKFDGMKYDLRRVEEVFYDVKIRGLVPGESKQEVAQS; this is translated from the exons ATGAGACCCGCAGCAACAGCGGTAgcagccaccgccgccgcgctccgAGCCGCGTTCTTCGCTCCTCCCGTCGCCGCCTCCCGTCTCCTCCCTCCTCGCCGTGTCCTCCTTCTCCCCCTGCActgcctctcctcctcctcctcctcctcagccgtCCCGCCTTGCGCGCCCCCCTCCGACTCCCAGCCGCCGCCGTTGCCTGCCCTCATGGACGCGCAGTTCGAGTCCTTCCGCGCGCAGCTCGACGGTTCCTCCGCCCTCCGAGACCGCATCCGCGCCGTCGTTTCTGAGGTCGAGTCAGCCTCCCGGGCCGCCACCGCTGCGCTCCTCCTCGTCCACCAGCCAGTCCCCCTTTCAG ATGTGCTCGGCAAGGCGAAGCTACAGGTGGAGGTGATCAAGGTGCTCTACTCTCAGCTCGCGGAGATCCTGAAAGAGTGCCCCGGTCAGTACTACAG GTACCATGGGGACTGGAGGACTGAGACACAGACCGTGGTGTCGATGCTGGCGTTCACTCACTGGCTTGAGACTGGCGGCCTCCTCACACACGCCGAGGCTCAGGAGAAGCTAGGAT TGAGCTCTGGAGAGTTTGGCCTGGACGTTGAAGACTACCTGACTG GGCTGTGCTTCATGTCGAATGATTTT CCCAGATATGTGGTGAATCGGGTCACTTCTGGAGACTATGACTGTCCCAGGAAGGTGCTAAGCTTTCTGACTGATCTGCATGCTTCATTTAGGATGCTGAATCTGCGCAATGATTTCTTGCGTAAGAAATTTGATG GGATGAAGTATGATTTAAGAAGGGTAGAGGAGGTATTTTATGATGTGAAGATACGTGGACTTGTGCCTGGGGAGTCAAAACAAGAAGTTGCCCAGTC
- the LOC127297671 gene encoding uncharacterized protein isoform X2, translating to MRPAATAVAATAAALRAAFFAPPVAASRLLPPRRVLLLPLHCLSSSSSSSAVPPCAPPSDSQPPPLPALMDAQFESFRAQLDGSSALRDRIRAVVSEVESASRAATAALLLVHQPVPLSDVLGKAKLQVEVIKVLYSQLAEILKECPGQYYRYHGDWRTETQTVVSMLAFTHWLETGGLLTHAEAQEKLGLSSGEFGLDVEDYLTGLCFMSNDFGTLQYLTALLH from the exons ATGAGACCCGCAGCAACAGCGGTAgcagccaccgccgccgcgctccgAGCCGCGTTCTTCGCTCCTCCCGTCGCCGCCTCCCGTCTCCTCCCTCCTCGCCGTGTCCTCCTTCTCCCCCTGCActgcctctcctcctcctcctcctcctcagccgtCCCGCCTTGCGCGCCCCCCTCCGACTCCCAGCCGCCGCCGTTGCCTGCCCTCATGGACGCGCAGTTCGAGTCCTTCCGCGCGCAGCTCGACGGTTCCTCCGCCCTCCGAGACCGCATCCGCGCCGTCGTTTCTGAGGTCGAGTCAGCCTCCCGGGCCGCCACCGCTGCGCTCCTCCTCGTCCACCAGCCAGTCCCCCTTTCAG ATGTGCTCGGCAAGGCGAAGCTACAGGTGGAGGTGATCAAGGTGCTCTACTCTCAGCTCGCGGAGATCCTGAAAGAGTGCCCCGGTCAGTACTACAG GTACCATGGGGACTGGAGGACTGAGACACAGACCGTGGTGTCGATGCTGGCGTTCACTCACTGGCTTGAGACTGGCGGCCTCCTCACACACGCCGAGGCTCAGGAGAAGCTAGGAT TGAGCTCTGGAGAGTTTGGCCTGGACGTTGAAGACTACCTGACTG GGCTGTGCTTCATGTCGAATGATTTT GGAACATTACAATACTTGACTGCTTTACTGCACTAA
- the LOC127332280 gene encoding uncharacterized protein gives MAVGLEVERVPGHSVVVWDRGGGARDGGGCRRGNGLRIAGKEAATRSIRGWRRRAPFEASGGGKGRRRDLSRLPSLGTEAERRRSPSAAVDPQPAPAAPSLLDLNRRRRRSPATSPSAAPPPPPKPAPPPSRTALDLSIAFDPANKVSVSHALGSGGCRVKYSYAHGAGRLTTLEPTFDTAKNAWVFAVARRFDGGDAVRGTYQASTKQLGLEWTRTSSIGGSFKVTITGSVHLSYCLSVLVCLQVGMAQVLEGVQPCRELHIVIGTRIANLNSDAPHSS, from the exons ATGGCCGTCGGGCTGGAGGTAGAGCGGGTCCCCGGTCACAGTGTCGTCGTGTGGGAcagaggcggcggcgcgcgggatggaggcgGCTGCCGTCGCGGCAATGGTCTTCGGATCGCGGGGAAGGAGGCGGCGACGCGCTCCATTCGAGGCTGGCGGCGGCGCGCTCCATTCGAGGCCAGCGGCGGGGGGAAGGGGCGGCGACGCGATCTGTCGAGGCTGCCATCACTGGGgacggaggcggagcggcg TCGATCCCCAAGTGCCGCCGTCGATCCCCAACCTGCTCCTGCCGCTCCTTCGCTCCTTGACCtaaaccgccgccgccgtcgatccccggccacctccccctccgcCGCCCCGCCGCCCCCACCCAAGCCCGCCCCGCCGCCGAGCCGCACGGCGCTCGACCTCTCCATCGCGTTCGACCCGGCCAACAAGGTCAGCGTCTCCCACGCGCTCGGCTCGGGCGGGTGCCGGGTCAAGTACTCCTACGCGCACGGCGCCGGCCGGCTCACCACCCTCGAGCCCACCTTCGACACCGCCAAGAACGCCTGGGTGTTCGCCGTCGCCAGGAGGTTCGACGGCGGGGACGCCGTCAGGGGCACCTACCAGGCCTCCACCAAGCAGCTCGGCCTAGAGTGGACCAGGACCTCCAGCATCGGCGGATCATTCAAGGTAACTATCACGGGATCCGTCCATCTATCCTATTGCTTATCTGTGCTAGTATGCTTACAAGTTGGAATGGCCCAAGTGCTTGAGGGCGTGCAACCATGCCGCGAACTGCACATAGTGATTGGAACAAGAATTGCTAATCTAAATTCAGATGCACCACATTCCTCATGA